One Gossypium hirsutum isolate 1008001.06 chromosome A11, Gossypium_hirsutum_v2.1, whole genome shotgun sequence genomic window carries:
- the LOC121210031 gene encoding secreted RxLR effector protein 161-like: protein MDYHKRAISIKYSEGLACRVVDQGDTPIAKGDKFSLTQCRKSNLEIQEMENIPYASAVGSLMYAQVCTRPDVTFIVGMLGRYLSNPGIDHWIVAKRAIRYLQRTKDYMLTYKRSDLLEVIGYSDSDLAGYQDSRKSTSGYIYLLVGGAISWKSVKQTLVASSTMATEFVACYEASNHGIWLQNFVTGLRILEIVERPLKLFCDNKSAVLYSNNNRSSSKSKPIDIKFLVVKERVQNGVTLFEDIMI, encoded by the exons ATGGATTATCACAAAAGAGCTATATCGATAAAGTACTCAGAAGGTTTGGCGTGCAGAGTTGTAGACCAAGGTGACACTCCTATCGCTAAAGGAGACAAATTTAGTCTTACTCAATGTCGTAAAAGTAACCTTGAAATTCAGGAAATGGAAAATATTCCCTATGCATCAGCTGTTGGGAGTTTAATGTATGCTCAAGTTTGTACGCGTCCGGACGTTACATTcattgttgggatgttaggcagatatttaaGCAACCCTGGTATAGACCATTGGATAGTAGCCAAAAGGGCTATAAGATATCTTCaaagaacaaaagattacatgcttacTTATAAGAGATCAGATCTTTTAGAGGTCATAGggtattctgattctgatttagCTGGATACCAAGATAGTAGGAAATCTACATCAGGCTATATTTACCTATTAGTTGGAGGAGCTATATCTTGGAAAAGTGTCAAACAGACACTTGTAGCTTCGTCCACTATGGCAACAGAGTTTGTAGCATGCTATGAGGCATCAAACCATGGAATATGGTTGCAGAACTTTGTCACAGGGCTGCGCATTTTGGAGATTGTAGAAAgaccactcaaattattttgtgacaataagTCAGCAGTGCTATATTCCAATAACAATAGGAGTTCATCTAAGTCAAAGCCTATTGACATAAAGTTCCTAGTTGTAAAAGAAAGagtgcaaaatg GTGTTACATTGTTTGAGGATATCATGATTTAG